In Dolichospermum flos-aquae CCAP 1403/13F, the following proteins share a genomic window:
- a CDS encoding glycoside hydrolase 100 family protein, with protein MQLNKLETSKNIENEAWLALENSILYYKGQPVGTLAAYDSSVEALNYDQCFIRDFVSSALIFLIKGRTDIVKNFLEETLKLQPKEKALDAYKPGRGLIPASFKVVSANGEEFLEADFGEHAIARVTPVDSCLWWLILLRAYVVATNDSSLAYQPEFQTGIRLIMDICLANRFDMYPTLLVPDGACMIDRRMGIYGHPLEIQVLFFAALRAARELLICTGNGDIIEAIDNRLPLLCGHIRQHYWIDINRLNAIYRFKGEEYGKTAVNLFNIYADSLPYYELDKWLPKKGGYFAGNVGPSQMDTRFFTLGNLMAVISDLSTEEQSQAIMNLIEKRWDDLVGDMPIKICYPALQGEEYRVVTGCDPKNIPWSYHNAGSWPVLMWMLAAAAVKTKKPQLAEKAIEIATARLSEDEWPEYYDGKKGRLIGKQARKYQTWTIAGFLLAKELIDNPDYLPLISFDKLPPDVVSRACEFEVGNIDPYLSM; from the coding sequence ATGCAACTAAACAAATTAGAGACAAGTAAAAATATAGAAAATGAAGCTTGGCTTGCATTAGAGAATTCAATTCTCTACTACAAAGGTCAGCCAGTAGGAACTCTAGCGGCTTATGATTCATCCGTAGAAGCCCTAAATTACGACCAATGTTTTATCCGAGATTTTGTTTCTTCGGCTTTAATTTTTTTGATTAAAGGCAGAACAGATATTGTCAAAAATTTCCTAGAAGAAACATTAAAGTTGCAACCGAAAGAAAAGGCCTTAGATGCCTATAAACCGGGTAGAGGGCTAATTCCAGCCAGTTTCAAAGTTGTTTCTGCCAATGGGGAAGAATTTTTAGAAGCTGATTTTGGTGAACACGCTATTGCTAGAGTTACACCTGTAGATTCTTGTTTATGGTGGCTAATTTTATTACGGGCTTATGTCGTCGCTACAAATGATTCTTCCTTAGCTTATCAACCTGAATTCCAAACAGGAATTAGGTTAATTATGGATATCTGTTTGGCCAATCGTTTTGATATGTACCCCACGCTGTTAGTTCCTGACGGTGCTTGTATGATAGATAGACGCATGGGGATTTATGGGCATCCTTTAGAAATTCAAGTTCTATTTTTTGCGGCTTTACGGGCTGCAAGAGAATTACTAATTTGCACAGGGAATGGGGATATTATCGAAGCAATTGATAACCGCTTACCTTTATTGTGTGGACATATTCGTCAGCATTATTGGATAGATATTAATCGTCTGAATGCAATTTATCGCTTTAAAGGTGAAGAATACGGAAAAACTGCGGTCAATCTTTTCAATATTTATGCAGATTCTTTACCTTATTATGAATTAGATAAATGGCTACCGAAAAAAGGTGGTTATTTTGCGGGAAATGTTGGACCATCACAAATGGATACTCGGTTCTTTACTCTGGGAAATTTGATGGCTGTGATTTCTGATCTTTCTACTGAAGAACAGTCCCAAGCCATTATGAATCTGATTGAAAAACGATGGGATGATTTAGTAGGAGATATGCCTATTAAAATCTGTTATCCTGCCTTACAAGGTGAAGAATATCGAGTAGTCACAGGATGTGATCCCAAAAACATTCCTTGGTCATATCATAATGCCGGAAGTTGGCCTGTTTTAATGTGGATGTTAGCAGCAGCAGCAGTGAAAACCAAAAAACCACAGTTAGCAGAAAAAGCCATTGAAATTGCTACAGCTAGACTGAGTGAAGATGAATGGCCAGAATATTACGATGGTAAAAAAGGGAGATTAATTGGTAAACAAGCGAGGAAATATCAAACTTGGACAATTGCTGGGTTTTTATTAGCAAAGGAACTCATAGATAATCCTGATTATTTACCATTAATCAGTTTTGATAAATTACCTCCAGATGTGGTTTCTAGGGCTTGTGAATTTGAAGTTGGCAATATAGATCCTTATCTGTCTATGTAG
- a CDS encoding TIGR00297 family protein codes for MLSLIDSLNPWLMGLGLNTILLGIVAIIPKKLLTPAGILNAGLLGIIIWGTLGWPGYLVVVFYFLVGSGVTRIGMAEKEAAGIAEKRAGARGPENVWGSALIAALCALGLLFFPDFKYLLCLGYVASFSTKLSDTTASEVGKAYGKSTFLITTLQPVPRGTEGAVSLEGTLAGMVASIAIALIGWGVDLINPLGIIWTVLAAFIATNLESVIGATLQSKYTWLTNEVVNIINTLIGATAAIIMALIYQSIFV; via the coding sequence ATGTTGTCTTTGATTGATTCTTTAAATCCCTGGTTAATGGGATTAGGCTTAAATACGATTTTACTGGGAATAGTAGCCATTATTCCGAAAAAGTTGCTCACGCCCGCAGGTATACTTAATGCTGGGTTATTGGGAATTATCATTTGGGGAACACTAGGTTGGCCAGGATATCTAGTGGTAGTGTTTTATTTTCTTGTTGGTTCTGGGGTAACACGGATTGGTATGGCCGAAAAAGAAGCCGCAGGAATTGCCGAAAAGCGTGCCGGTGCAAGAGGTCCAGAAAACGTATGGGGTTCAGCATTAATAGCGGCTTTGTGTGCGTTGGGACTGTTGTTTTTCCCTGATTTTAAATATTTACTATGTTTGGGTTATGTCGCCAGTTTTAGCACTAAACTATCTGATACTACCGCGAGTGAAGTTGGTAAAGCTTATGGTAAAAGCACCTTTTTAATTACGACATTGCAACCAGTTCCTAGAGGGACAGAAGGGGCGGTAAGTTTAGAAGGAACTCTAGCTGGTATGGTAGCATCAATAGCGATCGCACTCATTGGTTGGGGAGTAGATTTAATTAATCCTCTGGGGATAATTTGGACTGTCTTAGCTGCATTTATCGCTACCAATTTAGAAAGTGTCATTGGTGCAACTTTGCAATCTAAATATACTTGGCTTACCAATGAAGTTGTCAATATTATTAATACCTTGATTGGTGCAACTGCGGCAATTATCATGGCGTTAATTTACCAAAGTATCTTTGTTTAA
- a CDS encoding VOC family protein yields MNKILFHLAFPVADIPQTKAFYVDGLGCIPGRESPHALILNLYGHQLVAHVTKDILTPQKAIYPRHFGLIFTKEEDWQELLARAKNKDLKFREEPKNRFTDSLLEHRTFFLEDPFYNLMEFKYYCHPKAIFEGTEYTAIGDKT; encoded by the coding sequence ATGAACAAAATTTTATTTCATCTCGCTTTTCCCGTTGCTGATATTCCCCAAACCAAAGCCTTTTATGTGGACGGTTTAGGCTGCATACCCGGAAGAGAAAGCCCTCATGCTTTGATTCTCAATCTTTATGGACATCAATTAGTAGCTCATGTTACCAAGGATATTTTAACACCACAAAAAGCCATTTATCCGCGACATTTTGGCCTAATTTTTACCAAAGAAGAAGATTGGCAAGAATTACTAGCAAGGGCAAAAAACAAAGATCTAAAATTTCGAGAAGAACCAAAAAACCGCTTTACTGATTCTCTCCTAGAACATCGCACTTTCTTTTTAGAAGACCCTTTTTATAACTTAATGGAATTTAAGTATTATTGTCATCCAAAGGCAATTTTTGAAGGTACTGAATATACTGCAATTGGTGATAAAACTTAG
- a CDS encoding esterase/lipase family protein: MATKQQNPVLLVHGINDTGAVFNKMASYLREQGLSVHTVDLVPNNGAEVLDKLAQQVANYIATTFEAEQPFDLVGFSMGGLVSRYYIQRLGGIDRVQRFITISSPHKGTIVAYGTWLAGAVQMRPNSDFINDLNSDVEMLKQLNFTSIWTPYDLMILPAESSQLGIDKEVILPVILHPLMLTDIRALRIVAKALIAPLKP; encoded by the coding sequence ATGGCAACAAAACAGCAAAATCCCGTTTTATTAGTGCATGGGATTAACGATACTGGGGCAGTTTTCAATAAAATGGCATCTTATCTCAGAGAACAAGGTTTGTCTGTGCATACGGTGGATTTAGTCCCTAATAATGGTGCTGAGGTTCTGGATAAATTAGCGCAGCAGGTAGCTAATTATATAGCTACTACCTTTGAAGCAGAACAACCGTTTGATTTAGTTGGTTTTAGCATGGGTGGTCTTGTTAGCCGTTATTATATTCAGCGGTTGGGGGGAATAGATAGAGTCCAGCGATTTATCACCATTTCTTCACCCCATAAAGGAACTATAGTTGCTTATGGTACTTGGTTAGCTGGTGCTGTGCAAATGCGTCCTAATAGTGATTTTATCAATGATTTAAATTCTGATGTCGAAATGTTAAAGCAGTTAAATTTTACATCTATTTGGACACCTTATGATTTGATGATTTTACCTGCGGAAAGTTCGCAACTTGGTATAGACAAAGAAGTAATTTTACCCGTGATATTACATCCTTTAATGTTAACAGATATTAGGGCTTTAAGAATAGTAGCAAAAGCCTTAATAGCACCACTAAAACCATGA
- a CDS encoding pilus assembly FimT family protein, translating into MNYLQNNRSNSGFTLIETITALLMIGILSAIAAPSWFALIKTQHLNIAQDQVYRAMREAQSQAKKEKLTYHASFREQNNNVQWAVHPATIDPSNAKWNDLDPSVQLDVVESTLQLSNGVRRVPFDHIGTVKPPFGRITLSSESGGKAKRCVFISTILGAMRTAKENPTPDSGNRYCY; encoded by the coding sequence ATGAATTATTTACAAAATAATCGCTCTAATAGCGGTTTTACTTTGATAGAAACGATTACAGCACTATTAATGATTGGTATACTATCAGCAATAGCTGCACCAAGCTGGTTCGCTTTGATCAAGACTCAGCACTTAAATATTGCTCAAGATCAAGTTTATCGAGCCATGCGTGAAGCCCAAAGCCAAGCCAAAAAAGAAAAGTTGACTTACCACGCTAGTTTCCGAGAACAAAATAATAATGTTCAATGGGCAGTTCATCCGGCTACAATTGACCCATCTAATGCTAAATGGAATGACTTAGATCCTAGTGTGCAGTTAGATGTGGTGGAATCAACATTACAATTGTCTAATGGCGTGAGACGAGTCCCATTTGATCATATTGGGACTGTGAAACCCCCATTTGGCCGAATCACTCTATCTAGTGAATCTGGTGGAAAAGCCAAGCGTTGCGTTTTCATTTCCACTATATTAGGCGCAATGCGAACCGCTAAGGAAAATCCCACTCCTGATAGTGGAAACAGGTATTGTTATTGA
- the hpsC gene encoding hormogonium polysaccharide secretion pseudopilin HpsC, translated as MMIKILQFIFKNQFKASKSLDKSGGFTLVELLVALAMSSIIITLLLEFMISVITTDSNEQIKINSEQEIQIALDHISRDLQQAIYIYDAAGIDKIKSQLRYPNDDTKTPILVFWKRNFVSQVIPTTSGKDDTFVYSLVAYYLIKDTNTNWSQSARIAKWEVKDGVEVSTGGVTCSGYTKKYVNADNCPNPGFNPFNIAQSNTVEDAMINWQKSGDYSSGNTADVLIDYVDQTTPPTNQTIPPTPPAATCPDNTITPPITWSKITPSTITPSNGMTGFYVCVDKANTTAKVFIRGNALARRESDPNRITYKDDRKSYFPTANAIVQGAKSGY; from the coding sequence ATGATGATCAAGATACTTCAATTTATATTCAAAAATCAATTCAAAGCCTCAAAATCTCTTGATAAATCTGGTGGGTTTACTCTCGTTGAATTGTTAGTAGCTTTAGCGATGTCATCTATAATTATCACACTATTACTAGAGTTTATGATTAGTGTGATAACCACAGATAGCAATGAGCAAATTAAGATAAATTCTGAGCAAGAAATCCAAATAGCACTGGATCATATTTCTCGTGATTTACAACAAGCTATTTATATTTATGATGCTGCTGGTATTGACAAAATAAAATCTCAATTGCGTTACCCAAATGATGATACTAAAACTCCTATATTAGTTTTTTGGAAACGGAATTTTGTTAGTCAGGTGATTCCCACTACATCAGGAAAAGATGATACTTTTGTATATTCATTAGTTGCTTATTATTTAATTAAAGATACTAATACAAATTGGTCACAATCTGCTCGTATCGCTAAATGGGAAGTTAAAGACGGTGTGGAAGTTTCTACAGGAGGTGTAACTTGTTCAGGATATACTAAGAAGTATGTTAATGCTGATAACTGTCCTAATCCAGGTTTTAATCCCTTTAATATAGCTCAATCCAACACTGTAGAAGATGCCATGATCAATTGGCAGAAATCTGGAGATTATAGTAGTGGTAATACGGCTGATGTGTTAATTGACTACGTAGATCAAACCACACCACCAACCAATCAAACCATACCACCCACACCACCAGCGGCCACCTGTCCAGATAATACCATAACACCTCCAATTACATGGTCAAAAATAACGCCAAGCACAATAACGCCAAGTAATGGTATGACCGGGTTTTATGTTTGTGTAGATAAAGCCAATACAACAGCAAAGGTATTTATTCGGGGTAATGCCCTAGCTCGCAGAGAAAGCGATCCAAATAGAATAACATATAAAGATGATCGAAAAAGTTATTTTCCCACGGCTAATGCCATAGTTCAAGGAGCAAAAAGTGGCTATTAA
- a CDS encoding prepilin-type N-terminal cleavage/methylation domain-containing protein, with amino-acid sequence MIKTKLQPKILSASDSGFTIIEVLVGVVFIAILLAAISPVLVMSTAVRVQSKSMEKAVQAAETFINGVSNNSISAPTKVITVIQNAPINLETEMPVPKKTDTDLYFFKKDSTITACNPISTCQPDKDTPFPFDEFYIQAAQIKPAGTKTSDGYRLAIRIYREDLDFDQTIRGSRTGGILVNKQAPILITTVEISGSTTFGSLCSRLGCVQ; translated from the coding sequence ATGATAAAAACCAAACTACAGCCAAAAATTTTATCTGCTAGTGATTCTGGTTTCACAATTATTGAGGTACTAGTAGGGGTAGTTTTCATTGCTATTCTCTTGGCTGCTATATCACCAGTCCTGGTCATGTCTACGGCTGTCCGGGTGCAGTCGAAAAGTATGGAAAAAGCCGTTCAAGCTGCTGAGACATTTATTAATGGTGTCAGCAATAATTCAATTTCAGCGCCCACTAAAGTAATTACAGTAATTCAAAATGCTCCTATAAATCTAGAAACAGAAATGCCGGTTCCTAAAAAAACAGATACAGATTTGTATTTCTTTAAGAAGGATAGCACCATCACGGCTTGTAATCCAATTTCAACTTGTCAACCAGATAAAGATACCCCATTCCCATTTGATGAATTTTACATTCAAGCGGCTCAAATAAAGCCCGCAGGTACTAAAACAAGTGATGGCTATCGTCTAGCGATTAGAATATATAGAGAAGACTTGGATTTTGATCAAACTATTCGAGGGTCTAGGACAGGTGGTATTTTAGTTAATAAACAAGCGCCAATCTTGATAACAACAGTTGAGATTAGCGGTAGTACCACTTTTGGCAGTTTATGTTCCCGCTTGGGTTGCGTTCAATAA
- the hpsA gene encoding hormogonium polysaccharide biosynthesis protein HpsA translates to MSQKRHPLQIITKNSTRFIRRFLANIKKQLIWLLRTVFSGQKQQQSANAGFVLPTVVMVSVVVVLLTTAIMFRSFDRLKNASNVRVNESVITAATPAIDRGKAKISKLLQDKTLPKTTPTDDDLYNALVNNIDKYTFGDETKLTLSLQGQPSLQTAWRFPVDTDSNGKFDSYTLYGIYFKTPPVVNGQYSRARNALEARNTPVVKGTLNANCGSTNTSLVGNTGWVRQDNELKKAFFVYTAIARITDPPDTKSEVYNRNIAGSLGGAVEYQQDRVQTPTNNNAVVYDDDLELNSDTKLNGGVFTNSNLLAAGSVSNIKLYQVSGKASCFYKPKNAKIIVGGNLALGKFTDASDTGGATVDLYQGKTSDVTTGTLTKSVTNSPKDTAYNNLAYVKRINKLIDAQIAADSTGANDPTEVKNGLALKQTALGITFDDTERLKYRRQQLEIYFKRRTRRVPYTEVAFGDPETYPNPLLQGSADTLRPIDRWVYPTDPTDGKTGDSYTNLSLNISGTSLEPKASDPKELKKNSGKEGLLGDRVLVSNNLPELRWDTSKNQFIGSYIEDTQDISGIKWDLPSDTTQTRTRPSLVRNLVDIGSTERDGDWELAAAKVPTSTTGPVGGLRVVTGAGVYLSKDDTPSSITPSNINIKVKTISPDNIDPSTTGTTIPYLKMRATAVYHYKSTGYNAQTPKPIACVSSYYDPTGSNSSNGRVYPAPTKTVSDYATALEYLSQLKYNNGRLIDDGLLVRALAKKLAPTNRTISEQSAIDAQICALQILDGSLSSNDSVIPDNAIFEAFFYDQRENKKVRATVLDLNLLRTKTIGGSEYLLPNSGIIYATRDDALPDISAGNTDAGKLESPVDYVDDTTRPRRPSAIILINGGKLWRTNTYKEEEKGLTLATNLPAYIRGDFNLHTQEEFTQTLAESWSNFYTRSTFNTNFACRAGDSRFPNCTTGDEWRPANILADAVTLLSGDFDLFDPKTDERKAKNDTTFNLIIAAGDNPAQPTVDNGGINNLVRVIENWSGRKIKLNGAFMQVKKSAYARETNPPETPNNPRQWSYDVGLLFQSPDLFASKLAVTPPEPPDEYLREVGRDDTWVQTLLCAKETSNTNFAIEDPKQRPDICQ, encoded by the coding sequence ATGTCTCAAAAACGTCACCCATTGCAAATAATCACAAAAAACTCCACAAGATTTATCCGGCGGTTTTTAGCAAATATAAAAAAACAACTCATTTGGTTATTGCGAACGGTTTTTAGTGGTCAAAAACAACAGCAGTCCGCAAATGCAGGTTTCGTATTGCCAACAGTGGTAATGGTATCGGTAGTAGTAGTTTTATTAACCACTGCTATCATGTTCCGCTCCTTTGACCGGCTGAAAAATGCTAGTAATGTCCGTGTCAATGAGTCTGTTATCACTGCTGCTACTCCAGCAATTGATAGAGGTAAAGCAAAAATTAGTAAATTATTGCAGGATAAAACTCTGCCAAAAACTACACCAACAGACGATGATCTATATAATGCTCTTGTTAATAATATAGATAAATATACATTTGGTGATGAAACTAAACTAACACTATCTTTACAAGGACAACCATCACTACAAACAGCTTGGAGGTTTCCTGTTGATACTGACAGCAACGGGAAATTTGATAGCTATACCCTCTATGGTATTTATTTTAAAACCCCACCAGTGGTAAATGGTCAATATAGCAGAGCTAGAAATGCTTTAGAAGCCAGAAATACACCAGTAGTCAAAGGGACATTAAATGCTAATTGTGGAAGTACCAACACCAGTTTAGTAGGTAATACTGGTTGGGTAAGACAAGATAATGAACTGAAGAAAGCCTTTTTTGTTTATACCGCTATAGCTAGAATTACTGATCCTCCCGATACTAAATCTGAAGTATATAATCGTAATATCGCTGGTAGTCTGGGCGGGGCTGTAGAGTATCAACAAGACAGAGTACAAACACCAACAAATAACAATGCTGTTGTTTATGACGATGATCTAGAATTAAATTCCGATACAAAATTGAATGGTGGGGTTTTTACAAATAGTAATTTACTGGCTGCTGGAAGTGTTAGTAATATTAAATTATATCAAGTTAGCGGTAAAGCGTCTTGTTTCTATAAACCTAAAAATGCCAAAATTATTGTTGGTGGTAATTTAGCTCTGGGTAAGTTTACTGATGCAAGTGATACGGGGGGAGCAACTGTTGATTTATACCAAGGTAAAACCTCTGATGTTACTACTGGTACTTTAACAAAATCAGTGACAAATAGTCCCAAAGATACAGCCTATAATAACCTAGCTTATGTAAAGCGGATTAATAAATTAATTGATGCTCAAATTGCTGCTGATTCTACAGGTGCTAATGATCCAACAGAAGTTAAAAACGGTCTTGCACTCAAACAAACAGCATTAGGAATAACTTTTGATGATACAGAGCGCCTTAAATACCGTCGTCAACAATTAGAAATTTACTTTAAAAGACGGACTCGTCGTGTACCTTATACAGAAGTTGCTTTTGGTGATCCAGAAACATATCCTAACCCATTATTACAAGGATCTGCTGATACCCTGCGTCCCATTGATAGGTGGGTTTATCCTACAGACCCAACAGACGGTAAAACAGGTGATAGTTATACTAATCTATCACTCAACATTAGCGGAACATCCTTAGAACCCAAGGCCAGCGACCCAAAAGAATTGAAGAAAAATAGCGGAAAAGAAGGACTATTGGGTGATAGAGTTCTAGTTAGTAACAATTTACCCGAACTGAGGTGGGATACAAGTAAAAATCAGTTTATTGGTTCATATATTGAGGATACCCAAGATATTAGTGGCATTAAATGGGATTTACCAAGTGATACTACGCAAACTCGCACACGACCCTCTTTAGTACGGAATTTAGTAGATATTGGTTCTACAGAAAGAGATGGAGACTGGGAATTAGCAGCAGCCAAAGTACCAACAAGCACCACAGGACCCGTGGGTGGTTTACGAGTTGTTACGGGGGCAGGAGTTTATTTGAGTAAAGATGATACTCCTAGTAGTATTACTCCCAGTAATATTAATATTAAGGTAAAAACAATATCGCCTGATAATATTGACCCAAGCACAACAGGTACAACAATACCTTATCTAAAAATGCGGGCTACAGCAGTTTATCACTACAAGTCTACTGGCTATAATGCCCAAACGCCCAAACCCATAGCTTGTGTGAGTAGTTATTATGATCCTACTGGTAGTAATAGCTCTAATGGTAGAGTTTATCCTGCACCCACTAAAACAGTTAGTGATTATGCAACAGCTTTGGAATATCTATCTCAGTTAAAGTATAATAATGGACGTTTAATAGATGACGGATTACTAGTTAGAGCATTAGCAAAAAAACTAGCACCAACAAATAGAACTATATCAGAGCAGTCTGCTATTGATGCTCAGATTTGCGCTCTACAAATTCTAGATGGTAGTCTTAGTTCTAATGATTCCGTTATTCCCGATAATGCAATTTTTGAAGCCTTCTTTTATGACCAGAGAGAAAATAAAAAAGTTCGCGCTACAGTTTTAGACTTGAATCTACTACGGACAAAAACCATTGGTGGTTCAGAATATTTATTACCCAATAGCGGTATTATTTACGCGACTCGTGATGATGCTTTACCAGATATCAGTGCGGGTAATACCGACGCTGGAAAACTTGAAAGTCCTGTAGATTATGTAGACGACACCACACGCCCACGCCGTCCCAGTGCAATTATACTCATTAATGGCGGGAAACTGTGGCGAACAAATACTTACAAGGAAGAGGAAAAGGGGTTAACTTTAGCTACCAACTTACCAGCGTATATTAGAGGTGATTTTAATCTACACACTCAAGAGGAATTTACACAAACACTTGCAGAAAGTTGGAGTAACTTTTATACTCGCAGTACATTTAATACTAACTTTGCCTGTCGTGCTGGTGACTCCAGATTTCCTAATTGTACCACAGGTGACGAATGGCGACCTGCGAATATTTTAGCTGATGCTGTTACTTTGCTTTCTGGAGACTTCGACCTCTTCGACCCTAAAACGGATGAACGAAAAGCTAAGAATGATACTACTTTTAATCTGATTATTGCTGCTGGTGACAATCCTGCTCAACCTACAGTAGATAATGGTGGTATAAATAACTTGGTTCGCGTTATAGAAAATTGGAGTGGTAGGAAAATCAAGCTCAATGGGGCTTTTATGCAGGTAAAAAAGAGTGCCTATGCTAGAGAGACAAATCCACCTGAGACACCTAATAATCCAAGACAGTGGAGTTACGATGTAGGGTTGTTATTTCAGTCACCCGACTTATTTGCCAGTAAACTCGCAGTCACACCACCTGAACCACCGGATGAATATTTACGGGAAGTTGGCAGAGATGATACATGGGTACAAACTTTGTTATGTGCTAAAGAGACTTCTAATACTAACTTTGCCATAGAAGATCCAAAGCAACGTCCTGATATCTGTCAATAA